The following are encoded together in the Leuconostoc mesenteroides subsp. mesenteroides ATCC 8293 genome:
- a CDS encoding helix-turn-helix domain-containing protein, whose product MNETLTNQIGEQLKAARLEKQLSLDDIQEITKIQRRYLSAIEENNLSVLPGDFYVRAFIRQYALAVGLHPDELLGETKPISMSRTSDLSRAHRDNDGIVRAGIDNTPTARSRLANSMPTIGLGLLILVALIVIWFVLTHIGTNSQQTSNGGNISVSTSEVSKSSSKSSASKSSASSSSEESSILDLGTPETNTSLQTTIYNLSNENTKKHTVVITAKNTGTSVKVNDASSNILLNETLASGSKTVEIPSGTTAFNLQFSNVNNASVTVDGQNVEVSGATTSFWNVLFNLNK is encoded by the coding sequence ATGAATGAAACTTTAACAAATCAAATAGGCGAGCAACTTAAGGCTGCTCGCTTAGAAAAACAATTATCATTGGATGATATCCAAGAAATTACAAAAATCCAACGCCGGTATTTATCAGCTATTGAAGAAAACAATCTTAGCGTTTTACCTGGTGATTTTTACGTTCGTGCTTTTATTCGGCAATATGCATTAGCTGTTGGGTTACATCCCGATGAGTTATTAGGAGAAACAAAACCAATTTCTATGTCTCGAACTAGCGACTTGAGCCGGGCACACAGGGATAATGATGGTATTGTTCGTGCTGGGATAGATAATACCCCAACAGCAAGATCACGGTTGGCAAACTCTATGCCAACAATTGGTTTAGGGCTATTGATTCTTGTGGCTTTAATAGTTATTTGGTTTGTATTGACACACATAGGAACCAATTCTCAACAGACATCTAACGGCGGTAATATCTCTGTTTCTACTTCTGAGGTTTCCAAATCCTCTAGTAAATCATCAGCATCGAAGTCATCTGCTTCTAGTTCCAGTGAGGAATCCTCGATACTTGATTTAGGTACACCAGAAACAAATACAAGTTTGCAGACGACAATCTATAATTTGTCTAATGAAAATACTAAAAAGCATACAGTTGTTATAACAGCAAAGAACACAGGTACTTCAGTTAAGGTCAATGATGCTAGTAGTAACATTTTACTAAATGAAACATTGGCTAGTGGCAGTAAAACAGTAGAAATTCCATCGGGAACAACGGCATTTAATCTACAATTTTCTAATGTTAATAATGCTTCAGTTACAGTTGATGGACAAAATGTCGAAGTAAGTGGTGCAACAACATCATTTTGGAATGTGCTTTTTAATCTCAATAAATAA
- the pgsA gene encoding CDP-diacylglycerol--glycerol-3-phosphate 3-phosphatidyltransferase: MNLPNKLTVFRIILIPVFILLLTVPYAWSNISFLGATMPVNWLIAAVVFAIASATDFLDGQIARSQHLVTNFGKFADPLADKLLVMTALIFLTSFNVVPAWMTAVIVIRELAVTGLRTLIVENNGKVLAAQMPGKIKTFSQMFAIFFLYIHNAPFSIINFPIGDVLLWVAVIFTIYSGIDYFWQNRNVFSDGM; encoded by the coding sequence ATGAATTTACCCAATAAACTAACTGTTTTCAGAATTATTTTAATTCCAGTATTTATTTTATTGCTGACAGTACCATATGCTTGGTCTAATATCAGCTTTTTAGGAGCAACCATGCCCGTTAATTGGTTGATTGCCGCTGTTGTATTTGCAATAGCCTCTGCAACTGACTTCTTGGACGGTCAGATAGCTCGTAGCCAGCATTTAGTTACCAATTTTGGAAAGTTTGCGGATCCTTTGGCTGACAAACTTTTGGTTATGACAGCGTTGATTTTCTTAACGAGCTTCAATGTTGTCCCAGCTTGGATGACTGCGGTTATCGTTATTCGAGAGTTAGCCGTTACAGGTTTACGTACACTAATTGTTGAAAACAATGGCAAGGTTTTGGCAGCACAGATGCCAGGAAAGATAAAAACATTTTCACAAATGTTTGCTATTTTCTTCTTATATATTCACAACGCGCCATTTTCCATTATTAATTTTCCTATTGGGGATGTCTTATTGTGGGTTGCTGTTATCTTTACAATTTATTCTGGTATCGATTATTTTTGGCAAAATAGAAATGTCTTTTCTGATGGTATGTAA
- the recA gene encoding recombinase RecA, which yields MVAKKTTKKDDQAKKDGRRAALDEALKKIEKNFGKGSVMTLGDNALTQIETIPSGSVKIDVALGVGGYPKGRIIEVYGPESSGKTTIALHAVAEVQKQGGTAAYIDAENALDVKYAEALGVKKDELLLSQPDTGEQGLEIADALVQSGAVDMIVVDSVAALVPRAEIEGEMGDAHVGLQARLMSQALRKLAGTLNRTGTIAIFINQIREKVGVMFGNPETTPGGRALKFYSTVRLEVRRSTQIKDGTDVTGNLTKVKIVKNKVAPPFKVAEVDIMYGHGISQTGEILDLAVDQDIIDKAGAWYAYEGERIGQGREKAKDYLDDPEHAALRQELYVKVRQAYGIDSNANGTAVSNTEAQAEKSDEQINLPDLDTTTDDSLTDEPIV from the coding sequence ATGGTAGCAAAGAAAACGACTAAAAAAGACGATCAAGCAAAGAAAGATGGTCGTCGAGCCGCGCTAGATGAAGCGCTAAAGAAAATTGAAAAGAACTTTGGGAAAGGTTCAGTGATGACGTTAGGAGATAACGCGCTAACGCAGATCGAAACGATCCCTTCTGGTTCTGTTAAAATTGATGTTGCTTTGGGTGTTGGTGGCTATCCCAAGGGGCGTATTATTGAAGTATACGGTCCAGAATCATCAGGTAAAACAACCATCGCACTTCATGCAGTTGCTGAAGTTCAAAAGCAAGGCGGAACGGCTGCCTATATTGATGCTGAAAATGCTTTGGACGTTAAATATGCTGAAGCCCTCGGCGTTAAAAAAGACGAATTACTTTTGTCACAACCGGATACAGGCGAACAGGGATTAGAAATTGCTGATGCTTTGGTACAATCAGGTGCCGTAGATATGATTGTTGTTGACTCAGTTGCTGCATTAGTACCTCGTGCCGAAATCGAAGGTGAAATGGGTGATGCGCACGTTGGATTGCAAGCTCGTTTAATGAGTCAAGCACTACGTAAGTTAGCAGGAACCCTGAACCGAACGGGAACAATTGCTATTTTCATCAATCAAATTCGTGAAAAAGTCGGCGTAATGTTTGGAAACCCAGAAACTACACCCGGTGGTCGTGCACTAAAGTTTTATTCGACAGTACGTTTAGAAGTTAGACGTTCAACACAAATTAAAGACGGTACTGATGTCACTGGTAATTTGACAAAAGTTAAAATTGTTAAAAACAAGGTGGCTCCACCATTCAAAGTTGCTGAAGTTGATATTATGTATGGCCATGGTATTTCACAAACTGGTGAAATTCTTGATCTCGCTGTTGATCAAGATATTATCGACAAAGCAGGTGCATGGTATGCTTACGAAGGTGAACGAATTGGTCAAGGGCGTGAGAAAGCTAAAGACTATTTGGATGATCCTGAGCATGCCGCATTGCGACAAGAACTATATGTCAAGGTGCGTCAAGCATATGGTATTGATTCTAATGCGAATGGTACTGCCGTTTCAAATACGGAGGCTCAAGCAGAAAAATCTGATGAGCAAATTAATCTGCCGGATTTGGATACAACGACTGATGATTCTTTAACGGACGAACCAATTGTATAA
- a CDS encoding response regulator transcription factor, with protein MTKILVVDDETAIATLLQYNLQQNGYEVTVASDGLSAYQKAKEQQFNAILLDLMLPEMDGMTVLKQLRQDKVSTPIILVTAKGDEFDRVLGLELGADDYITKPFSPREVVARLKAVLRRSQVSTDTNKTDEMVISIQDLLINDSKKTVMKENIVLSLTPREYDLLLYFAQRLGRVIDRETILTAVWGYEYTGESRMVDMHISNLRDKIESNPKAPKILKTVRGFGYTMTN; from the coding sequence ATGACTAAGATACTTGTTGTTGATGATGAAACGGCAATTGCAACGCTGCTGCAATACAATTTGCAACAGAATGGTTACGAAGTAACAGTTGCATCGGATGGTTTATCCGCTTATCAAAAGGCAAAAGAGCAACAATTCAATGCAATATTGTTGGATCTAATGCTGCCAGAAATGGATGGCATGACCGTTTTAAAGCAGTTACGTCAAGATAAAGTTAGCACACCAATAATTTTGGTGACTGCAAAAGGGGATGAGTTTGATCGTGTGCTTGGCTTAGAATTAGGTGCAGATGATTATATCACTAAGCCTTTCAGCCCTCGAGAAGTTGTAGCAAGACTAAAAGCTGTATTACGTCGTTCACAAGTTAGTACAGATACCAACAAAACGGACGAAATGGTTATTTCTATACAAGATTTGCTCATCAATGATAGCAAAAAAACAGTTATGAAAGAAAATATTGTTTTGTCCTTAACGCCACGGGAATATGATTTATTATTATATTTTGCACAGCGATTGGGACGTGTAATTGATCGTGAAACAATTTTGACGGCTGTGTGGGGATATGAATATACTGGCGAAAGCCGTATGGTAGATATGCATATCAGTAACTTACGAGATAAGATTGAGTCAAATCCAAAGGCGCCTAAAATATTGAAAACAGTTCGCGGATTTGGATATACTATGACGAATTAG